In Myxococcales bacterium, a single window of DNA contains:
- a CDS encoding MotA/TolQ/ExbB proton channel family protein: MNMIERVKNAMVGAGATWVLWLMLLLSVVSLAIMLERAWLYWSLRDDIATLMRELGRLLRANDYEGAKKRLEASPSAEAAVVMAGVVESDLGASAAEEAMAGASALQKLKLERRLAFLGTLDNNAPFIGLLGTVIGIVGAFEELSKAGGGAPQAGAAAAASQIAPQAVMTNIAEALVATAVGLLVAIPAVAAFNAFQRIVKTTLANTDALSHVLMAHLKAETPAAEGAGAGKARPESKRPARDGDEERN, translated from the coding sequence ATGAACATGATTGAACGGGTGAAGAACGCCATGGTCGGCGCCGGCGCGACCTGGGTCCTCTGGCTGATGCTCCTCCTGAGTGTGGTTTCGCTCGCGATCATGCTCGAGCGCGCTTGGCTCTACTGGTCGCTCCGCGACGACATCGCGACACTGATGCGCGAGCTTGGTCGCCTCTTGCGCGCCAACGACTACGAAGGCGCGAAGAAGCGACTCGAGGCATCGCCGAGCGCTGAAGCGGCGGTCGTCATGGCGGGCGTCGTTGAATCGGATCTCGGGGCCTCCGCTGCCGAAGAAGCGATGGCCGGGGCCAGCGCGCTCCAGAAGCTCAAACTCGAGCGACGCCTCGCCTTCCTAGGCACGCTCGACAACAACGCGCCGTTTATTGGTCTCTTGGGCACGGTCATCGGCATCGTCGGCGCCTTCGAAGAGCTCAGCAAGGCCGGGGGGGGCGCGCCACAAGCAGGCGCCGCCGCGGCCGCGAGCCAGATCGCGCCTCAGGCCGTCATGACCAACATCGCCGAGGCGCTCGTCGCCACGGCCGTCGGACTCCTCGTCGCGATCCCGGCCGTCGCCGCCTTCAACGCGTTCCAACGCATCGTGAAGACCACGCTCGCGAACACCGATGCCCTTTCGCACGTGCTAATGGCTCACCTGAAAGCCGAGACGCCCGCCGCCGAAGGCGCCGGAGCAGGCAAGGCGCGCCCAGAGAGCAAGCGCCCAGCCCGCGACGGTGACGAGGAGCGAAACTAA
- a CDS encoding biopolymer transporter ExbD yields MAGGAREGGDDAITEINVTPLVDIVLVLLIIFMVTAKLIVSQSVPLDLPKAATGSEVQVVFSVVLAADGQTQVDSKSVPNDDAILAFAREARSKNPELRAVIKADSAVAHGRVIKVLDLLKQAQISKIAFGVSPIAPAPGGALPSVVAPTGPGAPQR; encoded by the coding sequence ATGGCTGGCGGCGCCCGCGAAGGCGGCGACGACGCCATTACGGAGATCAACGTCACGCCGTTGGTCGACATCGTCCTCGTGCTCCTCATCATCTTCATGGTGACGGCGAAGCTCATCGTTTCGCAGTCGGTCCCGCTCGATTTGCCGAAAGCCGCGACGGGCAGCGAAGTGCAGGTCGTTTTCAGCGTGGTCTTGGCCGCCGACGGCCAGACGCAGGTCGACTCAAAGAGCGTTCCGAACGACGACGCCATCCTCGCCTTCGCGCGCGAAGCACGGTCCAAGAACCCCGAACTTCGCGCCGTGATCAAAGCCGACAGCGCCGTCGCCCATGGCCGGGTCATCAAGGTGCTCGATCTCCTCAAGCAAGCGCAGATCTCGAAAATCGCCTTCGGCGTCAGCCCGATTGCCCCGGCCCCTGGCGGGGCGCTCCCGTCGGTCGTCGCCCCCACTGGCCCCGGCGCCCCGCAGCGGTAA
- a CDS encoding tRNA pseudouridine(13) synthase TruD has product MSRGPGRPRLQHLPAAPWRWRWRWRRRRRRRRRQLTARFTRARVTVVRHRPVATFKSTPEDFLVDEIPAYAPSGEGDHLFVRFRKRGRTTDEIVTALARGLNVQSRDIGVAGLKDKVAVTTQTVSVPRRPELEARLRDLVIPGFELLEAAWHKNKLKTGHLRGNRFTVVVRDIDDVDGAERRFSEIAKKGVPNAFGSQRFGHGQSNIARAQAWLRGDDRGPRDPKARRFLFSAWQSSIFNRVLELRIADGSWAGVLPGDILVKHDSGGIFLCTDAAIDQLRADELSVSATGPMIGEKMRFPEGAARAIEDRVIREALETLKIADATEFFSRHATLGEGTRRPLRQIVSDLQTFREHTNALRVQFVLPSGAYATTVLSHAIADLTEDRTDDRPPASQPSQMSSTELSS; this is encoded by the coding sequence TTGTCGCGAGGCCCCGGGCGGCCTCGGCTTCAGCATCTGCCGGCCGCGCCGTGGCGGTGGCGGTGGCGGTGGCGGCGGCGGCGGCGGCGGCGGCGGCGGCAACTGACAGCGAGATTCACGCGCGCCCGTGTGACCGTGGTACGGCACCGGCCCGTGGCGACCTTCAAGAGCACCCCCGAGGACTTCCTCGTTGACGAGATTCCCGCCTACGCCCCCTCGGGCGAAGGCGACCACCTCTTCGTGCGCTTCCGTAAGCGCGGCCGCACCACAGACGAGATCGTCACGGCCCTCGCGCGCGGCCTCAACGTCCAGTCACGAGACATCGGCGTCGCGGGACTGAAGGACAAGGTCGCGGTGACCACGCAGACAGTCTCGGTTCCGCGTCGACCGGAGCTGGAGGCGCGCCTCCGCGATCTGGTGATCCCGGGCTTTGAGCTCCTCGAGGCGGCGTGGCACAAGAACAAGCTGAAGACCGGCCATCTGCGAGGCAACCGGTTCACGGTCGTCGTTCGAGACATCGACGACGTCGACGGCGCCGAGCGCCGGTTTTCCGAGATCGCCAAGAAGGGCGTCCCCAATGCCTTTGGGTCGCAACGCTTTGGGCACGGTCAGAGCAACATCGCACGGGCCCAAGCTTGGCTGCGCGGAGACGACCGCGGTCCCCGCGATCCAAAGGCGCGCCGTTTCCTGTTTTCGGCCTGGCAGTCGAGCATCTTCAACCGCGTGCTCGAACTGCGCATCGCCGACGGCTCCTGGGCCGGGGTTCTGCCCGGCGACATCCTGGTGAAGCACGACTCGGGCGGCATCTTCCTCTGCACTGACGCGGCAATTGACCAACTCCGCGCGGATGAGCTTTCCGTTTCAGCCACCGGCCCCATGATCGGCGAGAAGATGCGTTTCCCGGAGGGTGCAGCCCGCGCGATCGAAGACCGGGTCATCCGAGAAGCGCTCGAAACGCTCAAAATCGCCGATGCCACCGAATTCTTCAGCCGCCACGCGACGCTCGGTGAAGGGACGCGCCGTCCGCTTCGGCAGATCGTGTCGGACCTTCAAACCTTTCGGGAACATACGAACGCCCTCCGCGTTCAGTTTGTGCTACCCAGTGGCGCCTACGCCACGACAGTTCTGAGTCACGCTATCGCGGACCTTACCGAGGATCGGACCGACGACCGGCCGCCCGCCAGCCAGCCAAGCCAGATGTCCAGCACGGAGCTCTCTTCATGA